One Tachypleus tridentatus isolate NWPU-2018 chromosome 3, ASM421037v1, whole genome shotgun sequence DNA window includes the following coding sequences:
- the LOC143246316 gene encoding B-cell scaffold protein with ankyrin repeats-like isoform X7, with amino-acid sequence MVTMDPPDVTIVFCNDVEEWGDYLSDCLHHVLDPFLNVYQMRVECLFFPLPESCVLNVSKAQVVLIIMSQRFLDFLEDMPRASQLTSLLKPSQTVAVLCGLKDHDINFHHKKSLVTFDLWTRLKVPKPEEKYVRNIIKTVSLILEEGRNQGERMQKLCFELWPKVIHERSREVFVVLNTPVQEDHDFRVILIINDKQQEVKANRRNPFTFLFYVPATFASTSSMISVHIWCNTCYYGKETLYYRSAMAQLYELLHNIVSPYEFLRQSLNKTTNLEADQQLTQIFKNNLPSSGFSLLTPTSGPFLRSEDELPTLLHFSACYGMKELTSALLNSPGSERACYLGNRQGLLPVHIAQREGHNEIAEMLDSFQKREERELCQIASFVPKMIKYEENDMNSSFQNCPTYENKFDFCSFPDTSRDSYEKMNKYKDYMLMQRLPVLHQSESILKHPTHQDQPRSIPLSSQNSFTELGKFGEYLSMSTCRVLQQSVDLQPHQKLLFESFGNENEGERKAVTCENSIFYTQCSTDDVSQGKLEEQETDSSQYSECCINTSQQELISIMEVYENVTTMTESEMKVKKWNKRNDMSSTKISNSSDKLMPQVIKIVKPEDFVNTTNEYSNVSETTSAEITSKDSESSNLYSTVCSENGSGGCCCPDTNEGNKVLNAKSQKSDGCGSVFIKNYRNSVFYCELESERNKLKVYKYFWTTC; translated from the exons ATGG TTACTATGGATCCTCCAGACGTTACCATTGTGTTTTGCAATGACGTTGAAGAGTGGGGCGATTATCTCTCAGACTGTTTACATCATGTTTTAGATCCGTTCCTAAACGTGTACCAAATGCGTGTTGAATGCTTGTTTTTCCCTCTTCCTGAATCTTGTGTGTTGAATGTGAGTAAAGCCCAGGTAGTGTTAATCATAATGTCTCAAAGGTTCTTGGATTTTCTGGAAGATATGCCCAGAGCTTCTCAGTTGACATCCCTCCTAAAACCTTCTCAGACTGTCGCTGTGTTGTGTGGACTTAAAGATCACGATATAAATTTCCACCATAAGAAGTCACTGGTGACCTTTGATTTGTGGACTCGACTAAAAGTACCAAAACCAGAGGAGAAATATGTACGTAATATCATTAAAACTGTTAGCCTAATCTTGGAAGAAGGAAGAAATCAAGGTGAACGGATGCAAAAGCTTTGCTTTGAATTGTGGCCTAAAGTAATTCATGAG AGGTCCAGAGAAGTTTTCGTAGTCTTAAATACACCTGTACAGGAAGACCATGACTTCAGAGTTATTCTAATAATTAACGACAAACAACAAGAAGTAAAAGCAAACCGTCGAAATCCATTCACGTTTCTCTTTTATGTTCCTG CTACATTCGCTTCTACGTCATCAATGATATCGGTCCATATTTGGTGTAATACATGTTATTACGGGAAAGAAACCTTGTACTACCGTTCCGCCATGGCTCAGTTATATGAATTATTACACAATATCGTTTCGCCTTATGAGTTCTTACGCCAGAGTCTCAACAAGACAACGAACTTAGAAGCTGACCAACAGCTAACTCAGATTTTCAAGAACAACCTTCCCTCAAGTGGTTTTTCTCTGCTGACTCCTACTTCCGGACCTTTCCTCAGAA GTGAAGATGAACTCCCAACGTTGCTTCATTTCTCTGCTTGCTATGGGATGAAAGAATTAACTTCGGCTCTCCTAAATTCTCCTGGATCTGAAAGAGCTTGTTACCTTGGAAATCGTCAAGGACTTCTTCCGGTTCACATAGCACAACGAGAAGGACACAACGAAATTGCAGAAATGTTGGATTCATTTCAA aaaagagAAGAACGTGAGTTATGCCAAATCGCCAGTTTTGTtccaaaaatgataaaatacgaAGAAAATGATATGAATA GTTCCTTCCAAAACTGTCCAACCTATGAAAATAAATTCGATTTCTGCTCATTTCCTGATACTTCTCGCGATAGTTAtgagaaaatgaataaatataaagattacaTGCTGATGCAAAGACTTCCAGTTCTGCACCAATCAG AGTCTATATTGAAGCATCCAACTCACCAAGATCAACCAAGATCAATTCCTCTGAGCTCACAGAATAGTTTCACAGAATTGGGAAAATTTGGAGAATACTTATCAATGTCTACATGTCGTGTTCTGCAGCAATCAG TAGATCTTCAACCACATCAGAAATTACTTTTCGAGAGCTTTGGAAATGAAAATGAGGGAGAACGAAAGGCAGTAACATGTGAGAACAGTATTTTTTACACACAGTGTTCAACTGACGACGTTTCAC AGGGAAAACTAGAAGAACAAGAGACGGATTCATCTCAGTATAGTGAATGTTGTATTAACACATCTCAACAAGAATTGATATCCATTATGGAGGTGTACGAAAACGTTACAACCATGACTGAAAgtgaaatgaaagtaaagaagtgGAATAAGAGAAATGATATGTCTTCAACCaag ATATCGAATAGCAGTGACAAGTTGATGCCTCAGGTCATTAAAATTGTGAAACCAGAGGATTTCGTCAATACTACCAACGAATATTCCAATGTATCAGAGACAACCAGTGCAGAAATAACGTCAAAAG ACTCAGAATCAAGTAACTTGTATAGTACAGTTTGCTCTGAGAACGGCAGTGGTGGTTGTTGCTGTCCTGACACTAATGAGGGTAACAAGGTACTGAATGCTA
- the LOC143246316 gene encoding phosphoinositide 3-kinase adapter protein 1-like isoform X8, with translation MVTMDPPDVTIVFCNDVEEWGDYLSDCLHHVLDPFLNVYQMRVECLFFPLPESCVLNVSKAQVVLIIMSQRFLDFLEDMPRASQLTSLLKPSQTVAVLCGLKDHDINFHHKKSLVTFDLWTRLKVPKPEEKYVRNIIKTVSLILEEGRNQGERMQKLCFELWPKVIHERSREVFVVLNTPVQEDHDFRVILIINDKQQEVKANRRNPFTFLFYVPATFASTSSMISVHIWCNTCYYGKETLYYRSAMAQLYELLHNIVSPYEFLRQSLNKTTNLEADQQLTQIFKNNLPSSGFSLLTPTSGPFLRSEDELPTLLHFSACYGMKELTSALLNSPGSERACYLGNRQGLLPVHIAQREGHNEIAEMLDSFQKREERELCQIASFVPKMIKYEENDMNSSFQNCPTYENKFDFCSFPDTSRDSYEKMNKYKDYMLMQRLPVLHQSESILKHPTHQDQPRSIPLSSQNSFTELGKFGEYLSMSTCRVLQQSVDLQPHQKLLFESFGNENEGERKAVTCENSIFYTQCSTDDVSQGKLEEQETDSSQYSECCINTSQQELISIMEVYENVTTMTESEMKVKKWNKRNDMSSTKISNSSDKLMPQVIKIVKPEDFVNTTNEYSNVSETTSAEITSKDSESSNLYSTVCSENGSGGCCCPDTNEGNKNHKKVTDVAQSLSRTIATVYSTVN, from the exons ATGG TTACTATGGATCCTCCAGACGTTACCATTGTGTTTTGCAATGACGTTGAAGAGTGGGGCGATTATCTCTCAGACTGTTTACATCATGTTTTAGATCCGTTCCTAAACGTGTACCAAATGCGTGTTGAATGCTTGTTTTTCCCTCTTCCTGAATCTTGTGTGTTGAATGTGAGTAAAGCCCAGGTAGTGTTAATCATAATGTCTCAAAGGTTCTTGGATTTTCTGGAAGATATGCCCAGAGCTTCTCAGTTGACATCCCTCCTAAAACCTTCTCAGACTGTCGCTGTGTTGTGTGGACTTAAAGATCACGATATAAATTTCCACCATAAGAAGTCACTGGTGACCTTTGATTTGTGGACTCGACTAAAAGTACCAAAACCAGAGGAGAAATATGTACGTAATATCATTAAAACTGTTAGCCTAATCTTGGAAGAAGGAAGAAATCAAGGTGAACGGATGCAAAAGCTTTGCTTTGAATTGTGGCCTAAAGTAATTCATGAG AGGTCCAGAGAAGTTTTCGTAGTCTTAAATACACCTGTACAGGAAGACCATGACTTCAGAGTTATTCTAATAATTAACGACAAACAACAAGAAGTAAAAGCAAACCGTCGAAATCCATTCACGTTTCTCTTTTATGTTCCTG CTACATTCGCTTCTACGTCATCAATGATATCGGTCCATATTTGGTGTAATACATGTTATTACGGGAAAGAAACCTTGTACTACCGTTCCGCCATGGCTCAGTTATATGAATTATTACACAATATCGTTTCGCCTTATGAGTTCTTACGCCAGAGTCTCAACAAGACAACGAACTTAGAAGCTGACCAACAGCTAACTCAGATTTTCAAGAACAACCTTCCCTCAAGTGGTTTTTCTCTGCTGACTCCTACTTCCGGACCTTTCCTCAGAA GTGAAGATGAACTCCCAACGTTGCTTCATTTCTCTGCTTGCTATGGGATGAAAGAATTAACTTCGGCTCTCCTAAATTCTCCTGGATCTGAAAGAGCTTGTTACCTTGGAAATCGTCAAGGACTTCTTCCGGTTCACATAGCACAACGAGAAGGACACAACGAAATTGCAGAAATGTTGGATTCATTTCAA aaaagagAAGAACGTGAGTTATGCCAAATCGCCAGTTTTGTtccaaaaatgataaaatacgaAGAAAATGATATGAATA GTTCCTTCCAAAACTGTCCAACCTATGAAAATAAATTCGATTTCTGCTCATTTCCTGATACTTCTCGCGATAGTTAtgagaaaatgaataaatataaagattacaTGCTGATGCAAAGACTTCCAGTTCTGCACCAATCAG AGTCTATATTGAAGCATCCAACTCACCAAGATCAACCAAGATCAATTCCTCTGAGCTCACAGAATAGTTTCACAGAATTGGGAAAATTTGGAGAATACTTATCAATGTCTACATGTCGTGTTCTGCAGCAATCAG TAGATCTTCAACCACATCAGAAATTACTTTTCGAGAGCTTTGGAAATGAAAATGAGGGAGAACGAAAGGCAGTAACATGTGAGAACAGTATTTTTTACACACAGTGTTCAACTGACGACGTTTCAC AGGGAAAACTAGAAGAACAAGAGACGGATTCATCTCAGTATAGTGAATGTTGTATTAACACATCTCAACAAGAATTGATATCCATTATGGAGGTGTACGAAAACGTTACAACCATGACTGAAAgtgaaatgaaagtaaagaagtgGAATAAGAGAAATGATATGTCTTCAACCaag ATATCGAATAGCAGTGACAAGTTGATGCCTCAGGTCATTAAAATTGTGAAACCAGAGGATTTCGTCAATACTACCAACGAATATTCCAATGTATCAGAGACAACCAGTGCAGAAATAACGTCAAAAG ACTCAGAATCAAGTAACTTGTATAGTACAGTTTGCTCTGAGAACGGCAGTGGTGGTTGTTGCTGTCCTGACACTAATGAGGGTAACAAG